The Acidobacteriota bacterium region GCCCAACGCAGGGCCGACGGGCGGGGCCGGGGTCGCCTTTCCTGCGGCAATCTGCAGCTTCACCATTGCGGTAACTCTTTTGGCCATGGCTTTTACACCTTCTCCACTTGATAGAAATCCAGTTCCACCGGCGTGGCGCGCCCGAAGATAGTCACCATGACGCGCAGCGTCGAACGGTCGGCATTGATTTCTTCGACGGCGCCCGTAAAATCCTTAAAGGGGCCGTCGGTGATTTTAACGCTTTCGCCGCGTTCAAACTCGAGCTTCGGCTTGGGATTCTCAGCCGCCACCTCAACCTTATGGACAATCCGGTCGACCTCTTCCAGGCTCAGGGGAGTGGGCGTAGGGCCGGACCCTACAAAACCGGTCACCCGCGGCGTCGACCGCACCACGTGCCATGTTACGTCGTTCATCTCCATCTCAACCAGCACGTAACCGGGATAGAAAAGCTTCGGCGTTACTACTTTTTTCCCCTGCTTAATCTCGATGACATCTTCGGTGGGGACCATGATCTCGCCGAATTTCTCATCGAGGTTCTCAGCGGCGATCCGGCCCTTCAGCGATTCGGCTACCTTCCGTTCAAACCCCGAG contains the following coding sequences:
- the nusG gene encoding transcription termination/antitermination protein NusG, producing MEKNWYIIHTYSGFERKVAESLKGRIAAENLDEKFGEIMVPTEDVIEIKQGKKVVTPKLFYPGYVLVEMEMNDVTWHVVRSTPRVTGFVGSGPTPTPLSLEEVDRIVHKVEVAAENPKPKLEFERGESVKITDGPFKDFTGAVEEINADRSTLRVMVTIFGRATPVELDFYQVEKV